One part of the Pseudomonas sp. MYb118 genome encodes these proteins:
- the gltP gene encoding glutamate/aspartate:proton symporter GltP — MKKAKLSLAWQILIGLVLGIAIGALLNHFSAEKAWWISNVLQPAGDIFIRLIKMIVIPIVISSLIVGIAGVGDAKKLGSIGLKTIVYFEIVTTIAIVVGLLLANVFHPGAGIDMSTLGTVDISKYKATAAEVQHEHAFIETILNLIPSNIFAAMARGEMLPIIFFSVLFGLGLSSLKPDLREPLVNMFQGVSESMFKVTHMIMNYAPIGVFALIAVTVANFGFASLLPLAKLVILVYVAIAFFAFVVLGLIARLFGFSVIKLMRIFKDELVLAYSTASSETVLPRVIEKMEAYGAPKAICSFVVPTGYSFNLDGSTLYQSIAAIFIAQLYGIDLSISQQLLLVLTLMVTSKGIAGVPGVSFVVLLATLGSVGIPLEGLAFIAGVDRIMDMARTALNVIGNALAVLVIARWEGMYDDAKGQRYWNSLPHWRSKEKLPVGEVSNS; from the coding sequence ATGAAGAAGGCAAAGCTCAGCCTCGCCTGGCAGATCCTCATCGGTCTGGTGTTGGGGATTGCAATCGGTGCGCTGCTCAACCACTTCAGTGCCGAAAAGGCCTGGTGGATCAGCAACGTCCTGCAACCGGCAGGCGATATCTTTATCCGTCTGATCAAGATGATCGTGATCCCGATCGTCATTTCCTCGCTGATCGTCGGCATCGCCGGTGTCGGTGATGCGAAGAAGCTGGGCAGCATCGGCCTGAAAACCATCGTCTACTTCGAGATCGTCACCACCATCGCCATCGTGGTCGGCCTGCTGCTGGCCAACGTGTTCCATCCGGGCGCCGGCATCGACATGAGCACCCTGGGCACCGTCGACATCTCCAAGTACAAGGCCACGGCGGCGGAGGTTCAGCATGAACATGCGTTCATCGAAACCATCCTCAACCTGATCCCGTCCAACATCTTCGCGGCCATGGCCCGCGGTGAAATGCTGCCGATCATCTTCTTCTCGGTGCTGTTCGGCCTGGGCCTGTCGAGCCTCAAGCCCGACTTGCGCGAGCCTCTGGTCAACATGTTCCAGGGCGTGTCGGAAAGCATGTTCAAGGTCACCCACATGATCATGAACTACGCCCCGATCGGCGTTTTCGCCCTGATCGCGGTGACCGTGGCCAACTTCGGCTTCGCCTCCCTGCTGCCGCTGGCGAAACTGGTGATCCTGGTTTACGTCGCCATCGCCTTCTTCGCCTTCGTGGTGCTGGGCCTGATCGCCCGCCTGTTCGGCTTCTCGGTGATCAAGCTGATGCGCATCTTCAAGGATGAGCTGGTGCTGGCCTACTCCACCGCCTCCTCGGAAACCGTGCTGCCACGCGTGATCGAGAAGATGGAAGCCTACGGCGCACCCAAAGCCATCTGCAGCTTCGTGGTGCCGACCGGCTACTCGTTCAACCTCGACGGTTCGACGCTGTACCAGAGCATCGCGGCAATCTTCATTGCCCAGCTCTACGGCATCGACCTGTCGATCAGCCAGCAACTGCTGCTGGTGCTGACCCTGATGGTCACCTCCAAAGGCATCGCCGGCGTGCCGGGCGTGTCCTTCGTGGTGCTGCTGGCCACCCTGGGCAGCGTGGGTATTCCGCTGGAAGGCCTGGCGTTCATCGCCGGTGTGGACCGCATCATGGACATGGCGCGTACCGCCCTGAACGTGATCGGCAACGCCCTGGCCGTGCTGGTTATCGCCCGTTGGGAAGGCATGTACGACGACGCCAAGGGCCAGCGCTACTGGAACTCCCTGCCGCACTGGCGCAGCAAGGAGAAGCTGCCGGTGGGTGAAGTCTCCAACAGCTGA
- a CDS encoding inhibitor of vertebrate lysozyme family protein, producing the protein MNASLKALAAALLLGGSAMAMAANDGQARVNELLSSDPQFHDTWQGVVKKEERLPEWVMNLSGDAEQMNTVQEDGDNYLVGPLCESRDTCKSDRLIVAVSLDRKDAYAMLVKVPAGLPADKSPTRHADYRFLGKPDQGMQDLLMEQLKKDPNWY; encoded by the coding sequence ATGAACGCTTCATTGAAGGCGCTGGCCGCCGCCCTCCTTCTGGGCGGTAGCGCCATGGCAATGGCGGCCAATGATGGCCAGGCGCGGGTCAATGAGCTGTTGAGCTCCGACCCGCAGTTCCACGACACCTGGCAAGGCGTGGTGAAAAAGGAAGAACGCCTGCCGGAATGGGTGATGAACCTGTCCGGTGACGCCGAGCAAATGAATACGGTGCAGGAAGATGGTGACAACTATCTGGTGGGGCCGCTGTGCGAAAGCCGTGACACGTGCAAAAGCGATCGCCTGATTGTGGCTGTCAGCCTGGACAGGAAGGATGCCTACGCCATGCTGGTCAAAGTGCCTGCGGGATTACCGGCGGACAAGTCGCCAACGCGACATGCCGACTACCGGTTCCTCGGCAAGCCGGACCAGGGCATGCAGGATCTGTTGATGGAACAACTGAAGAAAGATCCGAACTGGTACTGA
- a CDS encoding DUF1328 domain-containing protein has product MLSWAITFLIIAIIAAVLGFGGIAGTATGIAKILFVVFLVMFIASFFFGRRGRG; this is encoded by the coding sequence ATGTTGAGCTGGGCAATTACATTCCTGATCATTGCCATCATCGCCGCCGTTCTGGGCTTCGGTGGTATCGCGGGCACCGCCACGGGTATCGCCAAGATTCTGTTCGTGGTGTTTCTGGTGATGTTCATCGCCTCGTTCTTCTTCGGCCGTCGTGGTCGGGGTTGA
- the algB gene encoding sigma-54-dependent response regulator transcription factor AlgB produces the protein MESATEHQGRILLVDDESAILRTFRYCLEDEGYSVATANSAAQADALLQRQVFDLCFLDLRLGEDNGLDVLAQMRIQAPWMRVVIVTAHSAVDTAVDAIQAGAADYLVKPCSPDQLRLATAKQLEVRQLSARLEALEGEVRKPKDGLDSHSPAMKVVLETARQVASTDANILILGESGTGKGELSQAIHGWSKRAKKSCVTINCPSLTAELMESELFGHSRGAFTGASESTLGRVNQADGGTLFLDEIGDFPLTLQPKLLRFIQDKEYERVGDPVTRRADVRILAATNLNLEDMVRDGRFREDLLYRLNVITLHLPPLRERREDILNLADRFLARFVKEYARPARGFSEDAREALLSYRWPGNIRELRNVVERASIICPQERVELSHLGMAETPANNAPRIGAALSLDELEKAHIGAVLATAGTLDQAAKTLGIDASTLYRKRKQYNL, from the coding sequence ATGGAATCTGCCACCGAGCATCAGGGCCGCATTCTGCTGGTGGACGACGAGTCTGCCATCCTGCGAACGTTCCGATATTGCCTCGAAGACGAAGGCTACAGCGTCGCCACCGCCAACAGCGCGGCCCAGGCCGATGCGTTGTTGCAGCGTCAGGTGTTCGACCTGTGTTTCCTCGATTTGCGCCTGGGTGAAGACAACGGCCTCGACGTCCTGGCGCAGATGCGCATCCAGGCGCCGTGGATGCGGGTGGTGATCGTCACCGCGCACTCGGCCGTGGACACCGCCGTGGACGCCATTCAGGCGGGGGCCGCGGATTATCTGGTCAAGCCATGCAGCCCGGATCAATTGCGCCTGGCGACCGCCAAGCAGCTGGAAGTGCGACAGTTGTCGGCGCGGCTGGAGGCGCTGGAAGGTGAGGTGCGCAAACCCAAGGACGGCCTGGACTCCCACAGCCCGGCCATGAAAGTCGTGCTCGAGACGGCTCGTCAGGTGGCCAGTACCGATGCCAACATTCTGATCCTTGGTGAGTCCGGCACCGGTAAAGGCGAACTGTCCCAGGCCATTCACGGCTGGAGCAAACGCGCGAAGAAATCCTGCGTCACTATCAACTGTCCCTCGCTGACCGCTGAGCTGATGGAGAGCGAACTGTTCGGCCATAGCCGTGGCGCGTTCACCGGTGCCAGCGAAAGCACCCTCGGGCGGGTCAATCAGGCCGATGGCGGCACCCTGTTTCTCGACGAGATCGGCGATTTTCCCCTGACATTGCAGCCAAAGTTGCTGCGATTCATTCAGGACAAGGAATATGAGCGCGTCGGCGACCCGGTCACCCGCCGCGCTGACGTGCGTATCCTCGCCGCCACCAACCTCAACCTGGAAGACATGGTGCGCGACGGTCGCTTCCGCGAAGACTTGCTGTATCGCCTGAACGTCATCACCTTGCACCTGCCACCGCTACGCGAACGCCGCGAAGACATTCTGAACCTGGCAGACCGCTTCCTGGCGCGTTTCGTCAAAGAATACGCCCGCCCGGCGCGCGGCTTCAGTGAAGACGCCCGCGAAGCGCTGCTGAGTTACCGCTGGCCAGGCAACATCCGCGAATTGCGCAACGTGGTGGAGCGGGCAAGCATCATCTGCCCGCAGGAACGTGTCGAACTCAGTCACCTGGGCATGGCCGAAACCCCCGCCAACAATGCGCCGCGAATCGGCGCGGCGCTGAGCCTGGATGAACTGGAGAAAGCTCACATCGGTGCCGTGCTGGCCACCGCCGGTACGCTGGATCAGGCCGCCAAGACGTTGGGTATCGACGCGTCAACGCTGTACCGCAAACGCAAGCAATACAACCTGTGA
- a CDS encoding KinB sensor domain-containing domain, protein MKLAMKLRTRLFLSISALITVALLGLLLGMVSVMQMAGTQEALVRNNFITLDLGLKLRQTLGDQLILMMGDKPDQAAFEASKQRYFALLEEGIAHDQGEGRQYGFLQAKTDYQDFLKALNESDDPTHVLSGNEDLTEKFNVLRNGLISEHKHALENISNMQRQARERALLIAGLIGLVGLAVLIIGFITAQAIARRFGEPIEALAKAADNIGQGNFEVTLPVSSAVEINQLTKRFGVMAEALREHQATNVDELLAGQQRLQAVLDSIDDGLLMIDRDGRLEHLNPVAQRQLGWDTDFLGKGLGSALERPELDQQLQLVLRGGTLERVPEDLSVEVDGESRLITYSLTPVSHTQGHILGAVMVLHDVTEQRAFERVRSEFVLRASHELRTPVTGMHMAFGLFRERAQFAADSREADLLDTVNEEMQRLMQLINDLLNFSRYQNGLQKLTLAPCSIEDLLEQARLRFAEAAQAKGIDLLVELQEPLPRLQADQPQLDRVLDNLIDNALRHTGADGQIRLQARRHGERVIISVEDNGEGIAYGQQGRIFEPFVQVGRKKGGAGLGLALCKEIVQLHGGRMGVYSRPGQGTQFYMALAV, encoded by the coding sequence ATGAAACTGGCGATGAAGTTGCGTACTCGGCTGTTCCTGAGTATTTCCGCACTGATCACCGTTGCGCTGCTGGGCCTGTTGCTGGGCATGGTCAGCGTGATGCAGATGGCCGGGACCCAGGAAGCGCTGGTGCGTAACAACTTCATCACCCTCGACCTGGGCCTCAAGTTGCGCCAGACCCTGGGCGACCAATTGATTCTGATGATGGGTGACAAGCCCGACCAGGCGGCCTTCGAGGCGTCCAAGCAGCGCTATTTCGCCTTGCTGGAGGAGGGCATCGCCCATGATCAGGGCGAGGGGCGCCAGTACGGTTTCCTGCAGGCGAAGACCGATTACCAGGACTTCCTCAAGGCCCTCAATGAGTCGGACGACCCCACCCATGTGTTGAGCGGCAACGAAGACCTCACGGAAAAATTCAACGTATTGCGCAACGGCCTGATCAGCGAGCACAAGCATGCGTTGGAGAACATCAGCAACATGCAGCGCCAGGCCCGGGAGCGGGCGCTGCTGATCGCCGGCCTGATCGGTCTGGTCGGGTTGGCGGTGCTGATCATCGGCTTCATCACTGCACAGGCGATTGCCCGGCGTTTCGGTGAACCGATCGAAGCCCTCGCCAAGGCTGCCGACAACATCGGCCAGGGCAACTTCGAGGTGACGCTGCCGGTGTCCTCTGCCGTGGAAATCAATCAGCTGACCAAGCGATTCGGCGTCATGGCCGAGGCCCTTCGAGAGCATCAGGCCACCAATGTCGATGAGCTGCTGGCCGGCCAGCAACGCTTGCAGGCCGTGCTCGACAGTATCGACGACGGCCTGCTGATGATCGACCGCGATGGGCGCCTGGAACACCTCAACCCGGTGGCGCAGCGCCAGTTGGGCTGGGACACCGACTTTCTCGGTAAAGGGCTGGGCTCGGCGCTCGAGCGCCCGGAGCTGGACCAGCAGCTGCAACTGGTCTTGCGCGGCGGCACGCTGGAGCGAGTGCCCGAGGACCTGAGTGTCGAGGTCGATGGCGAATCCCGCTTGATCACCTACAGCCTGACGCCGGTCAGCCATACCCAGGGCCATATCCTCGGTGCGGTGATGGTGTTGCACGACGTCACCGAGCAGCGCGCCTTCGAACGGGTGCGCAGCGAGTTCGTGTTGCGGGCTTCCCATGAACTGCGCACGCCTGTCACTGGCATGCACATGGCGTTCGGCCTGTTCCGTGAACGCGCGCAGTTCGCCGCAGACTCGCGCGAAGCCGATCTGCTGGACACGGTCAACGAAGAAATGCAGCGCCTGATGCAGCTGATCAACGACCTGCTGAATTTCTCCCGCTACCAGAACGGATTGCAGAAACTCACCCTGGCACCGTGCTCCATCGAGGACTTGCTGGAGCAGGCTCGTCTGCGATTCGCCGAAGCAGCGCAAGCCAAAGGCATCGACTTGCTGGTGGAATTGCAGGAGCCGCTGCCACGGTTGCAGGCCGACCAGCCGCAATTGGACCGGGTGCTGGACAACCTGATCGACAACGCCTTGCGCCACACCGGCGCCGATGGCCAGATCCGCTTGCAGGCCCGGCGCCATGGCGAACGGGTGATCATCAGCGTCGAAGACAATGGCGAAGGTATCGCCTACGGCCAGCAGGGACGGATCTTCGAGCCGTTCGTGCAGGTGGGACGCAAGAAGGGCGGCGCAGGCCTGGGCCTGGCACTGTGCAAGGAGATCGTGCAACTGCACGGCGGGCGGATGGGCGTTTACTCGCGGCCGGGGCAGGGCACGCAGTTCTACATGGCGCTGGCGGTCTGA
- a CDS encoding EAL domain-containing protein, translating to MPAARETLRSWFYRPWFLAMLAAVLSTILLMAGSMFVALNQIQQNESREMNAQGERFLARLEQLFGQLRESLDDLEAQPLRTCSDEMVATLQQVTFNYRFVYEAAFMDGSRICSNRPRQEGLSMIRPPDIKDPGYSYWLNTSTEPDENRAALMLGRGNFRVATSRGHLTDMVDLSPGSSLLVVLDHGKRAIPVLGTEQAWPPTEAWPADRRDALQVTQTRLIYRMPTDNPEYQWVLISPRTGQHVPTAWWWLGPASVIAGLFVGFMVFLLVRQRQSLDAELAGAIRRGELQVLYQPIFNLDNRICVGAEALLRWRRPDGTLTSPDLFIPMAENTGQIRQMTDFVLQRLLEQLGHLLRANPQLYISVNLAACDVMVPRIGQVMARLLTLHRVAARQIAFEVTERGLIDVVVARENLQALRDVGHQVLIDDFGTGYCSLAYLQTLPVDCLKIDKAFIDALGHDAASSGVAPHIIHMAQALQLKVIAEGIEHEAQAAFLSSEGVKFGQGWLFAHALSAVQFIELITRGRRLAARRLDDEA from the coding sequence ATGCCCGCTGCTCGAGAGACCCTTCGTAGCTGGTTTTATCGCCCCTGGTTTTTGGCGATGCTGGCTGCTGTCTTGAGCACAATATTGCTGATGGCGGGCAGCATGTTCGTCGCGCTGAATCAGATTCAGCAGAACGAAAGCCGGGAGATGAACGCCCAGGGTGAACGCTTCCTGGCGCGCCTCGAGCAACTGTTCGGCCAACTGCGTGAGAGCCTCGACGACCTCGAGGCCCAACCGTTGCGCACCTGCAGCGACGAAATGGTCGCCACCCTGCAGCAGGTCACGTTCAATTATCGTTTCGTGTACGAAGCCGCCTTCATGGACGGTTCGCGCATCTGCTCCAACCGGCCACGCCAGGAAGGCTTGTCGATGATTCGGCCACCGGACATCAAGGACCCGGGCTACAGCTATTGGTTGAACACCTCCACCGAACCCGACGAAAACCGTGCCGCGCTGATGCTCGGCCGCGGCAATTTTCGCGTCGCCACCTCACGCGGACATTTGACCGACATGGTCGATCTGTCGCCCGGCAGCAGCCTGCTGGTCGTGCTCGATCACGGTAAGCGCGCCATTCCGGTGCTGGGCACCGAACAGGCCTGGCCCCCGACCGAGGCCTGGCCTGCGGATCGACGCGATGCCCTGCAAGTCACCCAGACTCGCCTGATTTATCGCATGCCCACCGATAACCCCGAATACCAATGGGTGCTGATCAGCCCGCGCACCGGCCAGCATGTACCCACCGCCTGGTGGTGGCTGGGCCCGGCCAGTGTCATTGCCGGCCTGTTCGTGGGCTTCATGGTGTTTCTGCTGGTGCGCCAGCGCCAGTCGCTGGATGCCGAGTTGGCCGGCGCAATACGCCGCGGGGAATTGCAGGTGCTGTACCAGCCCATCTTCAATCTCGACAACCGCATCTGCGTCGGCGCTGAAGCCCTGCTGCGCTGGCGTCGACCCGACGGAACCCTGACCAGCCCGGACCTGTTCATTCCGATGGCGGAGAACACCGGCCAGATCCGGCAGATGACCGACTTCGTCCTGCAACGCCTGCTCGAACAGCTGGGCCATTTGCTGCGCGCCAACCCGCAACTGTACATCTCCGTCAATCTGGCGGCGTGTGATGTGATGGTGCCGCGCATCGGCCAGGTGATGGCAAGGTTGTTGACCCTGCACCGCGTCGCGGCTCGACAGATCGCGTTCGAAGTCACCGAACGCGGCCTGATTGATGTGGTGGTGGCGCGGGAAAACCTCCAGGCCTTGCGCGATGTCGGGCATCAGGTGTTGATCGACGACTTCGGCACGGGCTATTGCAGCCTCGCCTACCTGCAAACCCTGCCGGTGGATTGCCTGAAAATCGACAAGGCGTTCATCGACGCACTGGGGCACGACGCGGCCAGCAGCGGCGTGGCGCCCCACATCATTCACATGGCCCAGGCGTTGCAACTCAAGGTGATTGCCGAAGGCATCGAGCACGAAGCCCAGGCGGCGTTCCTGAGCAGCGAAGGGGTGAAATTCGGTCAGGGCTGGCTGTTCGCCCATGCGCTGAGCGCCGTGCAGTTCATCGAACTGATCACCCGTGGCCGACGCCTGGCCGCCCGGCGCCTGGATGACGAAGCCTGA
- a CDS encoding N-acetylmuramoyl-L-alanine amidase, translating to MKYLALIASLILLSGCASGPKFDTSHPSANHDNRVQFVVVHYTSASLQRSLQLLTHGEVSSHYLIGDDKDATIFKLVDESQRTWHAGESEWQTRTWLNSSSIGIEIVNPGFKETPDGKRYWYPYSEAQVQSLIVLLKDISKRNNISPRSIIGHSDIAPLRKLDPGPLFPWKRLAAEGLGVWPNEQAAARQQAQFSAQLPSVGWFQEQLARFGYTTPQTGELDVATRHVIAAFQMRFRPSRFDGLPDAQTAAMLQVLNQTK from the coding sequence ATGAAATATCTCGCCCTCATTGCTTCGCTGATCCTGCTGTCCGGTTGTGCCAGCGGGCCGAAGTTCGACACCAGCCACCCTTCGGCCAACCACGACAACCGCGTTCAGTTCGTGGTGGTTCACTACACCTCTGCATCACTGCAACGTTCGCTGCAACTGCTGACCCACGGCGAAGTCAGCAGCCATTACCTGATCGGCGACGACAAGGATGCCACCATCTTCAAACTGGTCGATGAAAGCCAGCGTACCTGGCATGCCGGCGAGAGTGAATGGCAAACCCGCACCTGGCTCAACTCCAGCTCCATCGGCATCGAGATCGTCAATCCGGGGTTCAAGGAAACGCCGGACGGCAAACGCTACTGGTACCCCTACAGCGAAGCCCAGGTACAGTCGCTGATCGTCCTGCTCAAGGACATCAGCAAACGCAACAACATCAGCCCACGCAGCATCATCGGGCACAGCGACATCGCCCCGCTGCGCAAGCTCGACCCTGGCCCCCTCTTCCCCTGGAAACGCCTGGCAGCCGAAGGCCTTGGCGTCTGGCCGAATGAGCAGGCCGCGGCCCGCCAGCAGGCGCAGTTCAGCGCGCAATTACCGAGCGTCGGCTGGTTCCAGGAGCAGTTGGCCCGCTTCGGCTACACCACGCCGCAGACCGGTGAACTGGACGTCGCGACGCGCCACGTGATCGCCGCTTTCCAGATGCGCTTCCGCCCTTCGCGCTTCGATGGCCTGCCCGATGCGCAAACGGCAGCGATGCTTCAGGTGTTAAATCAGACAAAATAA